The following DNA comes from Balaenoptera ricei isolate mBalRic1 chromosome 7, mBalRic1.hap2, whole genome shotgun sequence.
TGCCTCTCAGTCTCCCATGACCTCACTCCCCCTGTCCCCTAGCCCCCAGTGTCTCTCTTTACGGTGTCTCTTAGCACCCGCATCACttttccccaccctcctccctggtccccactgcctccctcctcttcttccctgttCCAGTCCCAGGACTCACGCTCCAGAGCTGACTTTGAGGGAACCCACATCCTTGCTGGCCCAGCCCATGGAAGGCAGGGATGGGTAGTCATCATTGAGTTCAAACTTGCAGCCCTGGAAGTTTTCCCCCTCAAACAGTGTCACACGGCTGTCGCTGTGGTTCTGAGGCACAAGAAGGTAGGGGTGGACAGGTCAGGCCCTCCAAAGAGGATACATTCTCAGCCCGACTCCCCCAACACTCTGCCCAGCATAAGCTGTAAAGACACAGGGTCCATAAACACACCCAGAGTTCACTCCATCAGCTCCATATCAGTCTGGGAAGCTGGGATGCTCAGAGGTCCCCAGCCTGGTCCCTTCTATGGCTTTGGATTGAGGTGGTGAGACTGAGGGGGTTGTTCCCAGAGACACTTCCAGGTCAGGGATAGAGAGCATCTTTTGACATGGACATGTTTTGCAGGAGGAAAATCAGAGGTCCTGAGAGAAATCTGGTCAACTAAACAAGACAGCTTCCCTAAGGAAGCATTGACTATCAATCCCCTGCCCAGCACCCTGGACATAGCTTCTCATAGGGTAGGACCCAGAGAAGGGTGGAGAGCAAAGTCAGAACGTACAGGCCGGGGCATCAGTGTTTGTTGAGTCTGGGCTCCCATTGCCCCAGGGCCTTACCCCTGCAGGGCTCCTTGGCCTCCTGGGATGGAGAAACTGGGCTGAGGCAGCTTTCTGTCTTCCACCACACAGCCCCAGGCCTCACCAGTAGGGTAGATAAATCAGCAGAAATGGGAATTGAGATCCTCCCCTCCAGTGTATTTGATTCATTTCCAACCCttgccccccaaacacacacacagagactaaCCCCTCCTCAGCCTTGATCCCTGATTGAGTTCTATTCTCATGTTAACCTTTGTGACCAGGGTCAAATCACTTTGCCCTCTGAGCCCCATTTCCACACTTATGTATGAGGTTAAGGGCAGTCACCTCACAGTGCTGTGTGACAACAGAAGCGCTCGCTGACATGTGCGGACGTGTGGACGACTGGGTGTGAGGAACTGGGCTCAAGACTGGCATGGTCTCGGGGCTGTCCGTGGTGCTGATTTCCGATGCCTGGCTTAGGCCCACGTTCCAAAATTTCTGAGACCTCTCTGGTTCTGGGAAGTAATGCCACTCCCACCCATCTAAGAGTTGTGTTTACACCCCCCATACAGTGAGTGGATGGTCTTTCCAGGTGCCGTGGTGGGGCCAGGGCCTGGAGCTAGGAGCTGGGatgcagaggaggagggggagggctgTGCTCACCGCGCAGAGCACTGGCCGGAAGGACAGCAGCTGGTCGCTGTGGTGGCCGCCACTGCCGCTCCAGGCACTCCAGCGAGGATAGTCACCCTTCTCCAGAATGAACTGCTGTCCCTGGAAGTCGGGGTACTCGAAGGCCACCCAACTGGGGAAAGATAATGGAAGCTTCGAGGCATCTGCCCCAGCCTCATtcattcctccccctcccccttgcttGCTACAAAACCGATCTTTGTCTCCACCCAAGGCCTTTCCCCTACCACACCCATCACAAAGCAACCCAGCCCCTGTAGAGGCTAAAGACCCTAAGCCGGCTGCTATCTGGGGTTTGAGGGGTCCAGGCTTCCAGCTCAGGGCCCCCAGGCTGGAAGGAATTTTCCAGTCTACGAAGATCACCCGACCAAGCACTCCTACCGCAAGAATTTTGGCCCCTGCAAAGGTAGTTGTAGGAACCTCCCTAACCTGCGGTAGCAACCTGTGATAGCAACAAACTGCAATAGCTCAGGGGCCTCAGCTTTCTTGAGGGTCCCAGTCTCTAGGAGACCAGGGTGGGGCGAGCGGAAGGGATTTGGCTTCTTTTGCTAAACGAAGCTTAGAGCCATCTAATTTTGGAAGGGACAGAATTACACTGGGAACCCCTTCAGGGTTCAGGCTGGCCCCACGGAGTCCCGCAAAGGGTCGCTTCTCGCCTTTATCCCTTTAGCTCACACGAGGATACAGTCTTTCTCATGATTTGTTTTGGGGCAGGTGGGGAGTTTTGAGGAAGCTTAGGTATGTTCCATGTTGCTGGGTCTCTCTCAGGCAGGGCTTACATACAGTCTGGGGAATGGAGGACTGGGAGCCAGTCTCGGAGCTTGCGCCAGGGGAGCCTGGCGCCCCGCAACCCAGCCCAACCGCGCCGGGGCATCACTCACGCGCCATTTTCCACCTTGACCGAGCGCACCCGGCGCAGGCCTACGCGCTCGCCGATGTTGGCGCAGTCACTCAGCAGCCGGCAGCGGCGGCCCTGGAAGTCCTCCTCATCCCAAAGCGTGAGGCTGGCGGGCGCTGGGCCCTGCGCGGGGGCGCTGCTCATGCCGCTGCAGACAGGGACGGGACCAAGCGCTCAGCGTCTCGAGAGCCCACTCCCCGCCCAGGCCCGCCCAACCCCGATGGGAGGTGAAGGACCGCGGGCTGGACCCTGGCTGCTAGCGGCTTTTCCCCGTCTCGCCCTCCCCCGGCCGAAGAGACCCCGCCC
Coding sequences within:
- the CRYBA2 gene encoding beta-crystallin A2, whose amino-acid sequence is MSSAPAQGPAPASLTLWDEEDFQGRRCRLLSDCANIGERVGLRRVRSVKVENGAWVAFEYPDFQGQQFILEKGDYPRWSAWSGSGGHHSDQLLSFRPVLCANHSDSRVTLFEGENFQGCKFELNDDYPSLPSMGWASKDVGSLKVSSGAWVAYQYPGYRGYQYVLEQDRHSGEFRNYSEFGTQAHTGQLQSIRRVQH